From the genome of Blautia pseudococcoides, one region includes:
- the hprK gene encoding HPr(Ser) kinase/phosphatase: MKGVELKKLIQELKLYNKTPDIDISKKRITTPDINRPALQLTGYLEHFENERVQIIGYVEYTYLLHLGREKKIEAFERFVSSQIPCVIFSTMTEPDEDMLELAMKYEVPILVTEQTTSTFMAEIIRWLNVQLAPCISIHGVLVDVYGEGVLIMGESGIGKSEAALELIKRGHRLVSDDVVEIRRVSDVTLVGSAPDITRHFIELRGIGIIDVKTLFGVESVKNTQSIDLVIKLEEWNKDREYDRLGMEEEYTEFLGNRIVCHSLPIRPGRNLAVIVESAAVNHRQKKMGYNAAQELYRRVQENMAKKRSEEDED; this comes from the coding sequence ATGAAAGGTGTAGAACTGAAAAAGCTGATACAGGAATTAAAACTGTATAATAAGACACCGGATATTGATATTTCCAAGAAAAGAATCACCACACCTGATATTAACCGTCCAGCACTGCAGCTGACAGGATATTTGGAGCATTTTGAGAACGAACGTGTACAGATAATCGGATATGTAGAATACACATACCTGCTTCATCTGGGGCGTGAGAAGAAAATAGAGGCTTTTGAGCGTTTTGTCTCCAGCCAGATTCCCTGTGTGATCTTCAGCACCATGACAGAGCCTGATGAAGATATGCTGGAGCTGGCTATGAAATACGAGGTACCTATTCTGGTCACAGAACAGACAACCTCCACATTTATGGCAGAGATCATCCGGTGGCTGAATGTGCAGCTTGCACCGTGTATCTCGATCCATGGCGTTTTGGTGGACGTATACGGTGAAGGCGTGCTGATCATGGGTGAGAGCGGCATTGGAAAAAGTGAGGCAGCTCTGGAGCTTATCAAGCGGGGACATCGTCTTGTCAGCGATGACGTGGTAGAGATCCGCCGAGTCAGCGATGTGACGCTGGTTGGTTCAGCACCGGATATCACCCGTCATTTTATCGAACTGCGGGGCATCGGCATCATTGATGTGAAGACCCTGTTCGGTGTGGAGAGTGTGAAAAATACCCAGTCTATTGATCTTGTCATCAAATTGGAAGAATGGAACAAAGACAGGGAATATGACCGTCTGGGTATGGAGGAAGAATATACGGAGTTTTTGGGCAATCGTATCGTGTGTCATTCACTCCCCATCCGCCCGGGCAGAAATCTTGCGGTTATTGTGGAATCCGCTGCGGTTAACCACAGGCAGAAAAAGATGGGCTACAACGCGGCCCAGGAACTGTACCGCCGTGTACAGGAGAATATGGCAAAGAAGAGAAGCGAGGAGGATGAAGACTGA
- a CDS encoding ROK family glucokinase yields MTAWCFGIDLGGTSVKCALFQTDGTVEEKWEIKTRVENEGKEILPDIAKTILAKMEERKIVKEEVAGVGIGIPGPVDEYGEIACAVNLHWGRKNIEKELAELTGLVVKAGNDANVAALGEMWKGGGQGSKNLILVTLGTGVGGGIIVNEKMVTGAHGAGGEIGHASVEMDEEEACNCGNKGCLEQYASATGIARLARRAMTSGEEDSVLRGIRNVTAKDVFDAYKDGDALAAKVADQFARYLGNALAIFSCVADPDVIVIGGGVSKAGQVLIDCVEKYFRQYAFTACKDTKIKLATLGNDAGIYGAAKLILSK; encoded by the coding sequence ATGACTGCATGGTGTTTTGGAATAGACCTGGGAGGAACAAGCGTCAAATGTGCACTGTTTCAGACAGACGGCACAGTGGAGGAAAAGTGGGAGATCAAAACCCGCGTGGAGAATGAGGGAAAAGAAATCCTTCCTGATATTGCGAAAACGATCCTGGCCAAGATGGAAGAAAGAAAGATAGTAAAAGAAGAGGTGGCAGGTGTAGGAATCGGAATTCCCGGACCGGTGGATGAATACGGGGAGATCGCCTGTGCAGTCAACCTTCACTGGGGAAGAAAGAACATTGAAAAAGAGCTGGCAGAGTTGACCGGGCTTGTGGTAAAGGCTGGAAATGATGCCAATGTGGCAGCCCTCGGTGAGATGTGGAAAGGAGGCGGCCAGGGGTCTAAAAACCTGATCCTGGTCACGCTGGGAACCGGTGTGGGCGGTGGTATTATTGTCAATGAAAAAATGGTGACGGGCGCCCACGGGGCCGGCGGTGAAATCGGACATGCATCTGTGGAGATGGATGAAGAGGAAGCATGTAACTGTGGCAACAAGGGGTGTCTGGAGCAGTACGCCTCAGCCACAGGAATCGCCAGACTGGCAAGACGTGCCATGACATCCGGTGAGGAGGATTCCGTACTGCGGGGAATTCGGAATGTGACAGCAAAGGACGTGTTTGACGCCTACAAGGATGGGGACGCACTGGCAGCCAAAGTGGCAGATCAATTTGCGCGTTACCTGGGCAATGCCCTGGCAATCTTCTCCTGCGTTGCAGACCCTGATGTTATCGTGATCGGCGGCGGTGTCTCCAAGGCGGGACAAGTGCTGATCGACTGTGTGGAAAAATACTTCAGACAGTATGCATTTACAGCCTGCAAGGATACAAAAATAAAGCTGGCAACTCTGGGAAATGATGCCGGAATTTATGGGGCGGCAAAATTGATTTTGAGTAAATGA
- a CDS encoding transglycosylase domain-containing protein encodes MNFGKRATDKKRNSLSSRSTMMGKKAHVSFIRIIFISLIAIMVIGGCVGFGAFKGLLDNAPDIEDVNIMPIGSATFVYDSDGNQLQKLTAPNSNRMPVTIDKIPLDLQHAVVAIEDERFYEHNGIDLRGIVRAGVKGITSGFKFSEGASTITQQLLKNNVFKDWTNESVVERFKRKFQEQYLAIQLEKQLKDKDQILESYLNTINLGNGNYGVQAAAHGYFNKDVSELTLSESTVIAGISQNPTRFNPAVNPEENAKRRQDVLEHMLDQGYITKEQYDECLADNVYDRIQAVEAESSEEDDTYSYFIDELTRQVIDDLMTQKGYTEQQAYNALYSGGLRIYTTQDPQVQQICDEEYGNPENFPAGTQVGLDYALTIAHPDGTEENFSKEMMTTYFKENEDPNFSLLFDSQEQAQSYIDAFKAAKTEDGSTVIAEQAYFTPQPQSSLCIMDQHTGYVKAIVGGRGEKATSLSLNRATRTVRQPGSTFKIVSTYAPALNECDKTLATVYDDEPYEYANGKPVKNWLTGSYGGPTTIREAIVNSVNVVAVKCITDVTPQLAYDYLLKFGFTSIVDTLTVDGKVYSDIGQPTALGGITRGVSNLELTASYAAIANNGTYIKPMFYTKILDEDGNVFLDNTPEKTKVIKPSTAYLLTSAMEDVVDHGTGTRLQLDNMHVAGKTGTTEGYNDLWFAGYTPYYTCTVWSGYDDNTKLPSGDYRTYHQDLWRKIMQRLHEGKTDTDFKMPATVSKTTVCTETGLLPNYNCPTITEYFETDEIPKKRCNVHSNKVYTPPAEENNEPTGTPTDTPTDNPANTPPDSNGNTPTDNPGDTPTETPGGDTPTDNPDTPDTPDTPDTPDTPDPAPPEGGGETE; translated from the coding sequence ATGAATTTTGGAAAACGTGCGACTGATAAGAAGCGCAATTCGCTTTCCTCCCGCTCTACTATGATGGGGAAGAAGGCACACGTTTCTTTTATACGCATCATTTTCATTTCCCTGATTGCCATAATGGTAATCGGCGGCTGCGTAGGTTTTGGTGCCTTCAAGGGTCTGCTGGATAATGCGCCGGATATTGAAGACGTAAATATAATGCCAATTGGCTCAGCAACCTTTGTCTATGATTCTGACGGCAATCAGCTTCAGAAACTGACAGCACCTAACTCAAACCGTATGCCGGTCACTATTGATAAAATTCCTCTTGATCTGCAGCATGCAGTAGTCGCCATTGAGGATGAACGTTTTTATGAACACAACGGTATTGATTTGCGCGGTATTGTCCGTGCAGGGGTAAAAGGCATCACCAGTGGTTTTAAATTTTCAGAAGGCGCCAGTACCATTACCCAGCAGCTTCTGAAAAATAATGTATTCAAAGACTGGACCAATGAGTCTGTAGTAGAACGTTTCAAACGTAAATTCCAGGAACAGTACCTGGCTATCCAGCTGGAAAAGCAGCTGAAGGACAAGGACCAGATTCTGGAAAGTTATCTGAATACCATCAACCTGGGCAATGGTAATTATGGTGTTCAGGCCGCCGCGCACGGCTATTTCAATAAGGACGTCAGCGAGCTGACGCTCTCGGAATCAACCGTTATCGCCGGTATCAGCCAGAACCCCACGCGTTTTAACCCGGCTGTGAACCCGGAAGAGAATGCGAAAAGACGCCAGGATGTCCTGGAGCATATGCTGGACCAGGGTTATATTACAAAGGAACAATATGACGAATGTCTGGCAGACAATGTTTATGACCGTATCCAGGCAGTGGAAGCGGAATCCTCCGAGGAGGACGATACTTATTCCTACTTCATTGATGAGCTGACAAGACAGGTGATTGATGATCTGATGACCCAGAAGGGTTATACCGAACAGCAGGCCTACAATGCTCTTTACAGCGGTGGTCTGCGCATCTACACCACACAGGATCCTCAGGTCCAGCAGATATGCGATGAGGAATACGGCAATCCAGAAAACTTCCCTGCCGGTACCCAGGTGGGACTTGATTATGCGCTGACCATCGCGCATCCGGACGGGACAGAAGAAAACTTCAGCAAGGAAATGATGACCACTTATTTCAAAGAGAATGAGGATCCCAACTTCTCTCTTCTTTTTGACAGCCAGGAACAGGCACAATCCTATATTGATGCTTTCAAAGCAGCAAAGACGGAGGACGGAAGTACCGTTATCGCGGAACAGGCATATTTTACACCGCAGCCCCAGTCCTCTTTGTGTATCATGGATCAGCACACAGGATATGTAAAAGCAATTGTGGGAGGACGAGGCGAGAAAGCCACCAGTCTGTCCCTGAACAGAGCGACCAGAACAGTAAGGCAGCCCGGTTCTACTTTCAAAATTGTATCCACCTATGCACCGGCGCTGAATGAGTGTGACAAGACACTGGCAACCGTTTATGATGATGAACCTTACGAATACGCTAACGGAAAACCTGTAAAGAACTGGCTGACCGGCAGCTATGGGGGTCCTACCACCATCCGGGAAGCTATCGTAAATTCTGTCAATGTAGTTGCCGTAAAATGTATTACCGATGTAACACCTCAGCTTGCATACGATTATCTTCTGAAATTCGGTTTTACCTCTATTGTTGATACTCTGACGGTGGACGGAAAGGTCTACTCCGATATCGGACAGCCTACCGCACTTGGCGGTATCACAAGAGGCGTGAGCAACCTGGAACTGACTGCCTCATATGCGGCGATTGCCAACAACGGAACATATATCAAACCAATGTTCTATACCAAGATTTTAGATGAGGATGGCAATGTGTTCCTTGATAATACACCCGAAAAGACAAAGGTCATCAAACCCAGCACAGCTTATCTGCTCACCAGTGCTATGGAAGACGTTGTGGACCACGGTACAGGTACCAGACTTCAGCTTGACAACATGCATGTAGCCGGTAAGACAGGTACCACAGAGGGCTACAATGACCTTTGGTTTGCAGGATATACCCCTTATTACACCTGTACGGTGTGGTCAGGATATGATGATAACACAAAACTGCCATCCGGTGATTACCGAACCTATCATCAGGATTTATGGCGTAAAATTATGCAGAGGCTCCACGAAGGCAAGACAGATACCGATTTCAAGATGCCGGCAACTGTGTCAAAAACCACAGTCTGCACCGAGACGGGCCTGCTTCCAAACTATAACTGCCCAACCATCACAGAGTATTTTGAAACGGATGAGATACCTAAGAAACGGTGTAATGTCCACTCCAACAAAGTATACACGCCTCCGGCTGAGGAAAACAACGAGCCAACTGGCACACCTACGGATACACCTACAGACAATCCGGCTAATACGCCGCCGGATAGTAACGGCAATACACCAACGGATAATCCCGGTGATACCCCCACAGAAACACCCGGAGGCGATACACCAACGGACAATCCCGATACTCCGGACACGCCGGATACACCCGACACACCGGATACGCCCGACCCGGCTCCCCCTGAGGGCGGCGGAGAAACTGAATAG
- a CDS encoding YigZ family protein — MLEQYKTIYQGGEGEITEKKSRFIAAVRLVKSEEEALSFIEEVRKKHWNAAHNCYAYVIGQRKETMRCSDDGEPSGTAGKPMLDVLLGEELYNTAVVVTRYFGGTLLGTGGLVRAYSKAVQEGLACSRVITKHHGILLEIGTDYNGVGKLQYLFGQRGIPIMDSQYTENVKLQVLVQKSEENPIKKAVKEATNGRASITDLKELYYAALDGEYLTFHD, encoded by the coding sequence ATGCTGGAACAATACAAAACAATCTACCAGGGCGGCGAAGGTGAGATCACAGAAAAGAAATCACGTTTCATTGCTGCAGTAAGGCTGGTAAAGTCTGAAGAGGAAGCCCTCAGCTTCATAGAAGAGGTTCGGAAAAAACACTGGAATGCTGCCCACAACTGTTATGCTTACGTCATAGGCCAGCGAAAAGAGACCATGCGCTGCAGTGATGACGGAGAACCGTCAGGCACAGCGGGTAAACCCATGTTGGATGTACTATTAGGTGAGGAACTTTACAATACAGCCGTGGTAGTCACCAGATATTTCGGCGGTACGCTCTTAGGGACCGGCGGCCTTGTCCGTGCCTACTCAAAAGCTGTCCAGGAGGGCCTTGCCTGCAGCCGGGTGATCACAAAACACCACGGTATTCTACTGGAGATCGGAACCGACTACAACGGTGTGGGAAAACTTCAATATCTTTTCGGCCAGCGCGGCATCCCCATCATGGATTCTCAATACACCGAGAACGTAAAACTCCAGGTTCTCGTCCAAAAGTCCGAAGAAAATCCCATAAAAAAAGCCGTGAAAGAAGCGACCAACGGCCGTGCCTCCATCACAGACTTAAAAGAACTCTACTACGCAGCCCTGGACGGTGAATACCTGACTTTCCATGACTGA
- a CDS encoding peptidylprolyl isomerase yields MANPIVTITMADGGVIKAELYPDVAPNTVNNFISLVKNGFYDGLVFHRVIRGFMIQGGCPQGTGMGGPGYSIKGEFSGNGVENNLKHDAGVLSMARAMDPNSAGSQFFIMHENAPHLDGQYAAFGKVTEGMDVVNAIADVQTDYSDRPMEPQTIQSMTVETFGVEYAEPEKF; encoded by the coding sequence ATGGCTAATCCTATTGTTACGATCACTATGGCAGATGGGGGCGTTATTAAGGCGGAATTGTATCCGGATGTTGCGCCGAATACTGTGAATAATTTTATTAGTTTGGTGAAAAATGGATTTTATGATGGACTGGTGTTTCATCGGGTGATCCGTGGTTTTATGATTCAGGGCGGCTGCCCTCAGGGAACCGGAATGGGTGGTCCGGGATACTCTATTAAAGGTGAATTTAGTGGAAATGGGGTTGAGAATAACCTGAAGCATGATGCCGGAGTTTTGTCTATGGCACGTGCTATGGATCCTAATTCTGCCGGAAGCCAGTTTTTTATTATGCATGAGAATGCACCGCATTTGGACGGGCAGTATGCTGCTTTTGGGAAAGTGACGGAAGGCATGGATGTGGTGAATGCCATCGCTGATGTTCAGACAGATTATAGTGATCGTCCTATGGAGCCACAGACGATCCAGAGTATGACTGTGGAAACTTTCGGTGTGGAGTACGCTGAACCTGAGAAATTTTAA
- the tsaE gene encoding tRNA (adenosine(37)-N6)-threonylcarbamoyltransferase complex ATPase subunit type 1 TsaE, which produces MTIETNTPQETFALGQYLAKKATPGQIYTLNGDLGTGKTVFTQGVAKGLGIDEPVNSPTFTIVQIYESGRLPFYHFDVYRIGDIEEMEEIGYDDYFFGEGVCLIEWAELIEELLPPDIIKITIEKDPSKGFDYRNITIEGLNK; this is translated from the coding sequence CTGACAATAGAAACCAACACCCCTCAAGAAACCTTCGCCCTAGGCCAATACCTGGCCAAAAAAGCCACTCCGGGCCAAATCTACACCCTAAACGGTGACCTGGGCACCGGCAAAACCGTCTTCACCCAAGGCGTAGCCAAGGGTCTGGGTATAGACGAGCCTGTCAACAGCCCAACCTTCACCATAGTCCAGATTTACGAAAGCGGCCGTCTGCCCTTCTACCATTTTGACGTTTACCGCATCGGTGACATAGAAGAGATGGAAGAAATCGGATACGATGATTACTTCTTTGGCGAAGGCGTCTGTCTCATAGAGTGGGCAGAGCTAATCGAGGAACTTCTCCCACCGGATATCATAAAAATAACAATAGAAAAAGACCCCTCCAAAGGCTTTGATTACAGAAATATAACCATAGAAGGTCTAAATAAATAA
- the tsaB gene encoding tRNA (adenosine(37)-N6)-threonylcarbamoyltransferase complex dimerization subunit type 1 TsaB — translation MKILALDSSGLVASVAVVEDDILVAEYTMNYKKTHSQTLLPMLDEVKKAISLDLNSIDAIAIAAGPGSFTGLRIGSATAKGLGLALNKPLIGIPTVDALAYNLYDTAPDTLICPIMDARRKQVYTGLYYFENHTLKIVRPQDALPMTDLIEELNRREKSVIFLGDGVPVYRELIEETCRVPYSFAPAHVNKQRAAAVAALAKIYYKEGKMEDAAEHQPDYLRVSQAERERAERLAKEKNADN, via the coding sequence ATGAAAATCTTAGCACTTGACAGTTCCGGGCTGGTAGCATCCGTTGCCGTAGTGGAAGACGATATACTGGTGGCTGAATACACCATGAACTACAAGAAAACTCATTCCCAGACCCTGCTTCCCATGCTGGACGAGGTGAAAAAAGCCATATCCCTGGACTTAAATTCCATTGATGCTATAGCAATAGCTGCCGGTCCCGGCTCCTTTACCGGACTCAGAATAGGCTCCGCAACCGCCAAAGGCCTGGGCCTTGCCCTGAATAAACCTCTGATAGGTATTCCCACTGTAGATGCCCTTGCCTATAACCTATACGACACAGCCCCGGACACGCTGATCTGCCCCATCATGGACGCCAGAAGAAAACAGGTCTACACAGGCCTATACTATTTTGAAAACCATACCTTGAAAATAGTAAGACCACAGGACGCCCTCCCTATGACAGACCTGATAGAGGAACTGAACCGGAGAGAAAAATCGGTTATTTTCCTGGGTGACGGCGTCCCTGTTTACCGGGAGCTCATAGAGGAGACATGCCGTGTCCCCTATTCCTTTGCCCCTGCTCATGTGAACAAACAAAGAGCAGCCGCTGTTGCTGCCCTTGCCAAGATTTACTATAAGGAAGGAAAAATGGAAGACGCCGCAGAGCATCAGCCGGATTACCTGAGAGTATCACAGGCTGAGAGAGAACGCGCGGAACGCCTTGCTAAAGAAAAAAATGCTGATAATTAG
- the rimI gene encoding ribosomal protein S18-alanine N-acetyltransferase, with translation MLIIRDMRPEDTTAAAQIEAENFSRPWQASGFLDAVHSAHAIYFVAELDGVIIGYAGMWTALDEGEITNVSVKSSCWGKHIGRQLVEALVEAGKKAGVSSFFLEVRQSNKRAIALYRSCGFEEAGLRKNFYESPTEHAVVMCKR, from the coding sequence ATGCTGATAATTAGAGATATGCGCCCTGAAGACACCACAGCAGCGGCGCAGATTGAAGCGGAAAATTTTTCACGACCCTGGCAGGCATCCGGTTTTCTGGATGCCGTGCACTCGGCCCATGCAATTTATTTTGTTGCGGAGCTTGACGGCGTTATCATAGGATACGCAGGTATGTGGACAGCCCTGGACGAAGGTGAAATAACCAATGTCTCCGTAAAATCCTCCTGCTGGGGAAAACATATAGGGCGTCAGCTTGTGGAGGCACTTGTGGAGGCAGGCAAAAAAGCAGGGGTCTCCTCCTTCTTTCTGGAAGTGCGCCAAAGCAACAAAAGGGCAATCGCTCTGTACCGTTCCTGCGGTTTTGAAGAGGCAGGACTAAGAAAAAACTTCTACGAGTCTCCCACGGAACACGCCGTCGTAATGTGCAAAAGATAG
- a CDS encoding ribonuclease Z, with protein sequence MLDVCLLGTGGMMPLPRRKLTSLMTRYNGSNFMIDCGEGTQVAVKEKGWSFKPIDVICFTHYHADHISGLPGLLLTMGNAERTETLTLIGPKGLVRVVQALRVIAPELPFDIQCIELTQPEEQIELCGYHITAFRVNHNVTCYGYSIEIKRGGKFDASRAKEQGIPLQYWNPLQKGQTIEADGKIYTPDMVLGPVRKGIKLTYTTDTRPVKSIAEHAKDSDLFICEGMYGEQDKEEKAKAHKHMTFREAALLAKEAQVKELWLTHYSPSLVRPEEALPEASKVFPNTIAARDRQSVELQFEEE encoded by the coding sequence ATGCTGGATGTTTGTCTATTGGGTACAGGAGGTATGATGCCGCTCCCAAGGCGGAAACTCACCTCACTTATGACCCGCTATAACGGTAGTAATTTTATGATAGACTGCGGCGAAGGCACACAAGTGGCAGTAAAAGAAAAAGGATGGAGTTTCAAGCCAATTGATGTGATCTGTTTTACACATTATCATGCAGACCATATCAGCGGGCTTCCGGGACTCCTTTTAACCATGGGGAATGCAGAGCGCACAGAAACGCTGACACTGATCGGTCCTAAGGGACTGGTTCGTGTAGTTCAGGCTCTTCGTGTCATTGCTCCGGAGCTTCCCTTTGATATACAATGTATAGAGCTGACACAGCCGGAGGAGCAGATAGAACTCTGCGGATATCATATTACGGCATTCCGTGTAAACCATAATGTGACCTGCTATGGTTACTCGATAGAAATCAAGAGAGGCGGCAAATTTGACGCTTCCCGTGCAAAAGAACAGGGAATTCCCCTGCAATACTGGAATCCTCTTCAGAAAGGCCAGACTATTGAGGCGGACGGCAAAATATATACACCGGATATGGTCCTGGGACCTGTCAGAAAAGGGATCAAACTAACGTATACCACAGATACCCGTCCTGTAAAATCCATTGCAGAACATGCAAAAGACTCTGATCTGTTTATCTGTGAGGGCATGTACGGAGAGCAGGACAAAGAGGAAAAGGCTAAAGCGCACAAACATATGACTTTCAGGGAGGCCGCACTTCTGGCAAAAGAAGCGCAGGTAAAAGAACTATGGCTCACACATTACAGCCCGTCCCTTGTGCGTCCGGAGGAAGCGCTTCCAGAGGCGTCGAAAGTATTTCCGAATACCATTGCAGCCAGGGACAGACAGTCCGTGGAACTGCAGTTTGAGGAAGAATAA
- the tsaD gene encoding tRNA (adenosine(37)-N6)-threonylcarbamoyltransferase complex transferase subunit TsaD codes for MEKTNEDVLVLAIESSCDETAASVVKNGRTILSNIISSQIELHKLYGGVVPEIASRKHIEKINQVIEEALKEADVTLDDLDAIGVTYGPGLVGALLVGVAEAKAISFAKDIPLVGVHHIEGHISANYIEHPDLEPPFLCLVVSGGHTHLVIVKDYGAFEILGRTRDDAAGEAFDKVARAIGLGYPGGPKIDRLSKEGNAYAFDFPKAKVDEAPYDFSFSGVKSAVLNHLNKCKMQGEDIVAADVAASFQRCVVEVLVEHAIAAAKDHKIDKLAIAGGVGSNSGLRTAMEEACRNNKIQFYHPSPIFCTDNAAMIGVAAYYEYQKGTRHGLDLNAIPNLRLGER; via the coding sequence ATGGAGAAGACAAATGAGGATGTACTTGTCCTTGCAATTGAAAGCTCCTGTGACGAGACGGCCGCCTCTGTGGTAAAAAACGGCAGGACTATATTATCTAATATTATTTCGTCCCAGATAGAGCTTCACAAATTATACGGGGGCGTTGTTCCTGAGATCGCGTCCAGAAAACACATTGAAAAAATTAACCAGGTTATTGAGGAAGCCCTGAAAGAGGCGGATGTGACCCTGGATGACTTAGATGCGATTGGTGTCACTTACGGACCGGGGCTTGTGGGCGCTCTGCTTGTGGGTGTGGCTGAGGCAAAGGCTATCAGCTTTGCAAAAGATATCCCTCTTGTGGGAGTGCATCATATAGAAGGGCATATTTCAGCAAATTATATAGAGCATCCTGATCTGGAACCACCGTTTCTCTGCCTGGTAGTATCCGGAGGACATACTCATCTTGTGATCGTGAAGGATTACGGTGCGTTTGAAATCCTGGGCAGGACGAGAGATGATGCGGCTGGTGAAGCCTTTGATAAAGTGGCAAGGGCTATTGGCCTCGGCTATCCGGGAGGACCCAAAATAGACAGGCTTTCCAAAGAGGGAAATGCCTATGCTTTTGATTTTCCAAAGGCGAAAGTGGACGAAGCGCCATATGACTTTAGTTTCAGCGGCGTCAAATCAGCGGTATTGAACCATTTAAACAAATGTAAAATGCAGGGAGAAGATATTGTGGCGGCAGATGTTGCGGCCTCTTTTCAGCGTTGTGTTGTTGAGGTGCTTGTGGAACATGCCATTGCGGCGGCAAAGGATCATAAGATTGACAAGCTGGCAATCGCAGGAGGCGTGGGGTCAAACAGTGGTTTGCGCACAGCTATGGAGGAAGCCTGCAGAAATAATAAAATTCAATTTTATCATCCATCCCCCATTTTCTGCACAGACAATGCAGCAATGATAGGGGTGGCGGCTTATTACGAATATCAAAAAGGAACCAGGCATGGCCTTGATCTAAATGCGATTCCAAATTTGAGATTAGGAGAGCGCTGA
- the ispD gene encoding 2-C-methyl-D-erythritol 4-phosphate cytidylyltransferase: MKSTAIVLAAGQGKRMNSKVQKQFLLIKGKPVLYYSLSCFQNSREIEEIIVVTGKESINFCKQEIIEAYGFSKVKAVIPGGNQRYDSVYAGLCACEDSDYVFIHDGARPFLSDDMIKRGKEAVLVYGACVIGMPSKDTIKIADENGMVESTPSRNRVWNIQTPQIFSYTAIREAHERARQQNMADITDDAMVIERFGNMKIKLVEGSYENIKITTPEDIVVAEKILEKIQKIY; the protein is encoded by the coding sequence ATGAAATCCACAGCAATCGTGCTGGCTGCAGGCCAGGGAAAGAGAATGAACAGTAAAGTACAGAAGCAGTTTCTTCTAATTAAGGGGAAGCCGGTTCTGTATTACAGCCTGTCCTGTTTCCAAAACAGCAGGGAAATTGAAGAAATTATTGTTGTTACAGGAAAAGAGAGTATAAATTTCTGTAAACAGGAAATTATAGAAGCATATGGTTTTTCAAAAGTGAAGGCAGTGATACCAGGCGGTAATCAGCGCTATGACTCTGTCTATGCAGGGCTGTGCGCCTGTGAAGACAGCGATTATGTGTTTATTCACGATGGGGCCAGGCCTTTTTTGTCAGATGACATGATCAAAAGAGGAAAAGAGGCTGTACTTGTCTATGGGGCCTGTGTAATTGGGATGCCTTCCAAGGATACCATAAAAATTGCAGATGAAAATGGAATGGTGGAGTCCACGCCCAGCAGAAATAGGGTGTGGAATATTCAGACTCCTCAAATTTTTTCATACACTGCGATCCGGGAAGCACATGAGAGGGCGCGGCAGCAAAACATGGCTGATATTACGGACGATGCCATGGTTATAGAGCGCTTCGGAAACATGAAGATCAAGCTGGTAGAAGGCTCATATGAGAACATAAAAATCACAACGCCGGAGGATATTGTTGTTGCAGAGAAAATTTTGGAAAAAATTCAAAAAATCTATTGA